One Rosa chinensis cultivar Old Blush chromosome 5, RchiOBHm-V2, whole genome shotgun sequence genomic region harbors:
- the LOC112201570 gene encoding electron transfer flavoprotein subunit alpha, mitochondrial — MATGAALRAFRKRIIPSFTSQTFASTFNSRSISTLVLAEHEGSSLKIQSVSAVKAAKSLSKDNSISLLLAGSGPGLHEAAAQAASCDPSVSQVLVADSDEFSHPLAEPWAKLVRLVQQKGGYSHVITTSGSFGKNIMPRAAALLDVSPITDVTGISEPHLFVRPIYAGNALCTVRYTGVGPCLLTIRATSFPVSPITSDSKSNEASISQVDLSTFGEDSVGKSRYVKHTSQDIERPDLGNARVVITGGRALKSAENFKMIEKLAEKLGAAVGATRAAVDAGYVPNDLQVGQTGKIVAPELYMAFGVSGAIQHLAGMRDSKYIVAVNKDADAPIFQVADYGLVGDIFDVIPELLEKLPEKK, encoded by the exons ATGGCAACTGGAGCAGCCCTCAGAGCTTTCAGGAAACGAATCATTCCTTCCTTCACATCCCAAACCTTCGCTTCAACCTTCAATTCTCGATCC ATTAGCACGCTGGTTTTAGCTGAACATGAAGGTAGCTCTCTCAAAATCCAATCCGTGAGCGCAGTAAAGGCAGCCAAGTCTCTAAGCAAGGACAACTCCATTTCGTTGCTGTTGGCTGGGTCCGGCCCTGGCCTCCATGAGGCCGCCGCACAAGCGGCTTCGTGCGACCCTTCAGTGTCTCAG GTGCTTGTGGCTGATTCTGATGAGTTTAGTCATCCTCTGGCAGAACCTTGGGCTAAACTGGTCCGGTTGGTTCAGCAGAAAGGCGGCTACTCACATGTGATCACAACTTCAGGATCATTTGGGAAGAACATAATGCCACGGGCAGCTGCTCTTTTGGATGTTTCTCCAATCACGGATGTGACTGGAATCTCCGAGCCTCATCTATTTGTCAG GCCAATATATGCTGGAAATGCACTTTGTACTGTTCGATACACTGGTGTTGGCCCTTGTCTGTTGACCATTAGAGCAACATCCTTTCCGGTTTCTCCCATCACATCTGATTCAAAATCTAATGAAGCTTCCATCTCCCAGGTTGATCTCTCCACCTTTGGTGAAG ATTCTGTTGGCAAATCTCGATATGTTAAGCACACATCCCAGGATATAGAGCGCCCTGATCTTGGAAATGCCCGTGTTGTGATTACAGGTGGGCGTGCGCTAAAAAGTGCTGAAAACTTCAAAATGATAGAAAAGCTTGCAGAAAAACTTGGTGCAGCTG TTGGAGCTACCCGTGCTGCTGTTGATGCAGGATATGTTCCTAATGACCTGCAG GTTGGCCAAACTGGAAAGATAGTTGCCCCAGAGTTGTACATGGCCTTTGGTGTTTCAGGAGCCATTCAACACTTGGCAGGCATGCGAGATTCCAAGTACATTGTTGCTGTGAACAAAGATGCAGATGCACCCATATTTCAG GTTGCTGACTATGGACTTGTAGGTGATATTTTTGATGTGATACCAGAGTTGCTAGAGAAGCTTCCCGAGAAAAAATAA